Proteins encoded within one genomic window of Bacilli bacterium:
- a CDS encoding nitronate monooxygenase — MRTKLETALCRLLQIRYPIVLAGMAGGPTTAELVAAVSNAGGLGTLGGAYLDADALRDAIRNIRGKTDKPFAVNLFAAVMRDDNKRTPRMQKILNGFRRELGIAAADGAPLRSADRLAAQLEVLLTENVPVISTAFGVLPDAAMREAKARGMRVIAMVTTVQEACEAEKKGVDIVVAQGSEAGGHRGTFDVARHPMGANIGTMALVPQVVDRVRIPVVAAGGIMDGRGLAASLALGAQGVQMGTRFLTALESGAHPAYQEALLKSTEESSRITKVFSGRPARALANSFMDRLEANGEEPLPFPTQNTATRDIRNAAARQNNPAYMSLWAGQGVRMLTADKGAAEIIRDIVDQATEILG, encoded by the coding sequence ATGCGTACGAAGCTGGAAACAGCGTTATGCCGATTGTTGCAAATTCGCTATCCCATTGTCCTGGCTGGCATGGCCGGAGGGCCGACAACCGCGGAATTGGTGGCGGCGGTAAGCAATGCCGGAGGGCTGGGCACTTTGGGCGGCGCCTATTTGGATGCCGACGCATTGCGGGATGCGATCAGGAACATTCGCGGTAAAACGGACAAGCCGTTTGCCGTCAATTTGTTTGCCGCCGTGATGCGGGACGATAACAAGAGGACGCCGCGAATGCAGAAAATTTTAAACGGGTTTCGCCGGGAATTGGGCATTGCGGCGGCGGATGGCGCGCCTTTGCGCTCAGCCGACCGGTTGGCGGCGCAACTTGAAGTGTTGCTGACAGAAAACGTGCCGGTTATCAGCACAGCGTTTGGCGTTTTGCCGGATGCGGCCATGCGCGAGGCGAAAGCGAGGGGGATGCGCGTCATTGCGATGGTAACGACCGTGCAAGAAGCGTGCGAAGCGGAAAAAAAAGGGGTCGATATCGTAGTGGCGCAAGGCAGCGAAGCCGGCGGACACCGCGGGACGTTCGATGTGGCCAGGCATCCCATGGGAGCCAACATCGGCACGATGGCGCTGGTCCCGCAAGTTGTCGATCGGGTGCGCATTCCCGTTGTCGCCGCAGGCGGAATCATGGACGGCAGAGGGCTGGCGGCAAGCCTGGCGCTTGGGGCGCAGGGCGTGCAGATGGGCACGCGGTTTTTGACGGCGCTTGAGTCGGGCGCGCATCCGGCTTACCAGGAAGCGCTGCTAAAAAGCACGGAGGAAAGCTCGCGGATAACAAAAGTATTTTCCGGGCGCCCGGCACGCGCGCTAGCCAATTCTTTTATGGACCGGTTGGAAGCAAACGGCGAAGAGCCATTGCCTTTTCCCACGCAAAATACGGCAACGCGGGATATCCGGAACGCTGCGGCGCGGCAAAACAATCCCGCCTATATGTCATTATGGGCGGGACAAGGCGTGCGCATGCTGACTGCCGATAAAGGAGCAGCCGAGATTATCAGGGATATTGTCGATCAGGCGACGGAGATTTTGGGCTGA
- a CDS encoding transcription repressor NadR yields the protein GARRRDLILGWLRQSGLPMTGQLLATKTNVSRQVIVQDISLLKAAGEPIIATSRGYLYVKENFAGRRIRQVIAVCHKPEETAAELYTLVDYGVTIVNVIVEHPVYGDLTGSLMLQNRFDVDEFLQEMERTSASLLSRLTDGVHLHTIEADSQEQLDKAVEALKRIGILLEN from the coding sequence AGGAGCGCGGCGGCGGGACTTAATACTGGGGTGGTTGCGGCAAAGCGGGCTGCCCATGACCGGACAGTTGCTGGCGACGAAAACGAACGTGAGCCGGCAAGTTATCGTGCAGGACATTTCGCTGCTTAAGGCGGCCGGCGAGCCGATTATCGCCACTTCGCGCGGATATTTGTATGTCAAGGAGAATTTTGCCGGCCGGCGGATCAGGCAGGTCATCGCCGTGTGCCACAAGCCGGAGGAAACGGCGGCTGAGTTGTACACGTTGGTCGATTACGGCGTAACGATCGTAAATGTGATCGTCGAGCATCCAGTCTATGGAGATTTGACGGGATCGCTCATGCTGCAAAACCGTTTTGATGTGGATGAATTTTTACAAGAGATGGAACGAACGAGCGCCTCGCTGTTGTCAAGATTGACGGACGGGGTGCATCTGCATACGATTGAAGCCGATTCGCAAGAGCAGCTGGACAAAGCGGTCGAAGCGCTGAAACGAATCGGCATTTTGCTTGAAAATTAA